Proteins from a single region of Amblyomma americanum isolate KBUSLIRL-KWMA chromosome 10, ASM5285725v1, whole genome shotgun sequence:
- the LOC144106175 gene encoding uncharacterized protein LOC144106175, giving the protein MPATEYTLTGFDDFLERRRAAFVDQVPRTRVCSMCGLVPSSTVLLPCGHVLCSLCEIQVAKGEKCALDGAKFERADVVPLTFKQCDLEQLRVQCFAGGEKCTFSGKLSELKKHLTRCTAEEVPCTNCGQTLFRSATADHYRRCSAENGASRQAVLTAADVAGVAEGLGDIKMGLESLRQRGSREVFDQDLVVNDTNALLEHVANLEREFQLSKKAGCVKTELQRRADQKAPGTYGPFRGACKPNAFITMCKFPDVYAKRNTLVGDKKELVTLGEVCTLAGYTVRLDFKLVKGEDGEVFARFIMNLRDGAWDSRLEWPFAMNVTVIVTHPRDKEKDVRLSIRMTEYTVVKKPTLEVWNSGSCSQSIAWQELDLNGFIDNKIIYTNVEFV; this is encoded by the coding sequence ATGCCTGCCACCGAGTACACTCTGACCGGCTTCGACGACTTCTTGGAACGACGCCGCGCCGCCTTCGTCGACCAGGTGCCGAGAACCCGGGTGTGCAGCATGTGTGGTCTGGTGCCGTCGTCCACTGTGCTGTTGCCCTGTGGTCACGTGTTGTGTTCGCTGTGTGAAATCCAGGTCGCGAAAGGTGAGAAGTGTGCCCTGGACGGTGCCAAATTCGAGCGCGCCGATGTGGTACCTCTGACATTCAAGCAGTGCGACCTAGAGCAGTTGCGCGTGCAATGCTTCGCCGGAGGCGAGAAGTGTACCTTTTCGGGTAAGCTATCCGAGCTCAAGAAGCACTTGACCCGGTGCACCGCCGAGGAGGTTCCATGTACCAACTGTGGTCAAACGTTGTTTCGAAGCGCCACTGCGGACCACTACCGACGCTGCTCGGCAGAAAACGGTGCTTCGAGGCAAGCAGTTTTGACGGCGGCAGACGTCGCAGGCGTCGCGGAGGGACTCGGAGATATCAAGATGGGTCTCGAGAGCCTGCGGCAGCGAGGTTCGAGGGAGGTGTTTGACCAGGACTTGGTCGTGAACGACACCAACGCGCTGCTCGAGCACGTGGCCAACTTAGAGCGCGAGTTCCAACTCTCAAAGAAGGCCGGATGTGTAAAGACGGAATTGCAGCGTCGCGCTGACCAGAAAGCGCCTGGCACTTACGGTCCATTCCGCGGTGCTTGCAAGCCAAACGCTTTCATTACAATGTGCAAATTTCCGGACGTGTATGCCAAACGCAACACACTTGTAGGTGATAAGAAAGAGCTCGTCACCTTAGGCGAGGTCTGCACGCTTGCCGGCTACACTGTCCGGCTTGATTTCAAGCTTGTCAAAGGCGAGGATGGCGAAGTCTTCGCGCGTTTCATTATGAACCTCCGTGACGGCGCCTGGGACAGCCGCTTAGAGTGGCCGTTTGCCATGAATGTGACGGTGATTGTAACGCACCCCAGGGATAAGGAGAAGGACGTCAGGCTCTCGATACGCATGACAGAATACACGGTGGTAAAGAAACCGACGCTGGAGGTGTGGAACTCGGGTAGCTGTTCGCAGAGCATCGCCTGGCAGGAACTAGACCTGAACGGTTTCATCGACAACAAGATCATCTACACGAACGTGGAATTCGTGTAA
- the LOC144108798 gene encoding uncharacterized protein LOC144108798, which yields MACFLTGALGPLLEVEVSAAGTCSPVPAAPKIGDRATCPFTMTVDIDPNRIPAELPVVKCNCAGSICSDRGDFRCQEVRSTFKVAYRKVGGSPASELTDGTVDLTTSCVCIVSKSRIALTGGDREYDEPPNV from the coding sequence ATGGCTTGTTTCTTGACTGGCGCATTGGGTCCACTTTTGGAGGTCGAGGTGTCTGCAGCCGGCACCTGCTCACCAGTTCCGGCAGCTCCCAAAATTGGTGACCGCGCCACCTGCCCCTTCACGATGACCGTCGACATCGATCCAAACCGGATCCCTGCGGAGTTGCCTGTGGTAAAGTGCAACTGTGCAGGCAGCATCTGCAGCGACCGGGGTGACTTCCGCTGCCAGGAGGTGCGGAGCACGTTTAAGGTGGCCTACCGCAAAGTCGGTGGAAGTCCGGCTTCGGAGCTGACGGACGGCACAGTGGACCTAACTACGTCATGCGTATGCATCGTCAGCAAGTCCAGAATAGCACTAACGGGAGGAGATCGGGAATACGACGAACCGCCGAATGTTTAG